The Leopardus geoffroyi isolate Oge1 chromosome C1, O.geoffroyi_Oge1_pat1.0, whole genome shotgun sequence sequence CAGGTGCGCGGGTGAGGGCCCAGCAGTGTCAGTGAGGATGGTGACCACCCCTCCTGACTCCTCCCCCCAGGTCTGAAAGCCTCGCTGGAGCGGCTGCAGTTGGAGTACGTGGATGTGGTGTTTGCCAACCGCCCGGACCCCAACACGCCCATGGAAGGTGGGTTCTCCGCGGGGCTCCCAGGCCTCCCGGCTgctgggggcgggcggggcgggggggcctgGCACCTCCAGGCGGAGTCCCCGAGTCCCCGTCCTGGCCTTGGGTCCATATGCACCTGATCCGTGCGGGCTCTACGCCCCCTCCCGGGTTCAGAACCGAGTGGAATGTTCTCTCCTCTCAGCTCTTGCTATTTCGTAGCTAAATGAAGTCACGATATGATGGCTGTTTGCAACTGCTGTGTTCTTTTCAGTCATACTCCCGTTCTGCCGGGAGGTTTTAGGGGCCTCTTGCTCTGAGAGATAAATTGTTacttagaggagaaaaaaaaaaaaacagcgcgGTGCTTTGAAAAGCAGTTTTGGTTTCTTTGCCGCgtatttattctttcctctcccGCCATCTCCGCcctcccatcaccccccccccccattcctgctTCAGGCTCCTCATTTGTGCTTTGCTGCTTCAGGGATTTGGAAAATGAAGTTGTgttcaagttattttttcttcatttgtttctatatatacCGAGCACGCGTGCGTGTATATATTTGCGTGTGGGGTCTGTGTGGtctgtttggtttttgtcttttcgtttttttgtctttaaacaaAACGAGTATTCTGGGAAGATTTGTGCGTCCCCTCCCCACGCTCTCTGTCATACCGCGCCTGTCCGTGTTCCCACAGCTATAAACTCTGGtctctttaaatctttctttatcACCAGGGGACCCATTTAGTTCCTCCAAGTCAAGGACATTCATCATAGAAGGTACACAGTACCCTTAGCCCGACTATTGACTCCTGTGTCCAAGCTGCATTTTATGAGACAGTGTTTTTATTTACACTACTCTCTTTCCCCCCAAGACAAACTTCTCCATAAAAtgcataaaggaaaaataacGCCCTATGAGAACATCTTGCAagtgaaggaaaagcaaagcagtgTGGAGCCCCCGCCCTCACCCCCGCCTGGCCAGCGCTGCCATTTCATttctcctgcccccccccgcccccccgccccatgcatgccccccccccccgccttgcaCTGCCGTGATCCTCGAGGCCGGCTGTCTGTCCACCAGGGCTCCTCTTGATTTGAGGATGCTGGGATGGGCGCCTGAAACCTTGACCCTGGATGGTCTGGGAGAGGGTTGGGGAGACCAGGGGCCCACAGGAGTCGACACCGGGGGGATCCCTAGAACGAGCGGCCTCCAACGCGTCTTAACGTTGTAGGTCACGTCTGCTAAGCTCCTGCCTCAAGCAGAAGCAAAACACACCGGTGGCCAGCTGCCCCGTCACGGCACGCTGGCTCCTCCACGAGCATCGTGGCTGCGCGTGGTGCTCACGTCCCCTGGGCGGGCTGGGCCACCTGCCGCTCTCGCCCCCTGCCACgcagccccacccctccatcaAAACGCGGTCACTGGCCTCCTTGCACGATACCTACGAGAGCAGGCCAAACCCTGAGACCTGGCGTGGGCTCTGCTTGCCCCCAAGCTAAGGGCCGCCCCAGGGCAGACCGTGGTCTCCCTGGGAGCCGGGCTGTGTTCCACAGTGGGAGGGCGCCTGCCTGCCAACTGGTGCTGCCACCTGACCCCTCCCATGTATTATTTGTGACGAGGCAGGAGGTACTGTGGGTTCTGGCAGCAGCTGGAAGGATCGGGCCCTCCTGCTGCTGCCGGCCGGCATTAAATATCGAGGTGCAGGACAGTTGTCCCCAGCGGTCCCTGCGTCTGGGGCCGCTGACATTGGCTTGGGCAGAAGCGCAGAGTGCCGGACTCCCGTGTGTGGGCCGTCCACCCAGCCAGCCGTGCCCGGGACCCCTTCTCTCTCAAGCTGGTCGCAGGCTCCGGCGGGCTCCTGCCCCGgtggcccgccccgccccccaggcacCCGGCGGACGCCCCTCTCTGCATGGAAGAAGGGGTGCTGCAGTGTATCGTGCCATTTCCCGGGTGGGGAGACAGCTGtgctgagggaggagagggagccaggctggggcACGAGGGTGTCCGCTTCCCTCTCCGGCATGTGGGCCGAGGCCGTGGCTGAAAAGAATCGGCCGTTACGCTGCATGGTCACAGGGGACCCTAGGAGCGTTTCTGAGGAAGCCAACAAGGACAGCGGCCAGAAGCCTGAGCTTGGGCTTGGGTGTGGGCAGGTATCTTCCAGGGCCCCCCGGGCTTTCCAACAAGAGCTGTCCCCCTTGGCATCGAGTGGTGTGGGCAGTCAAACCGGGCGGCCTGTCGGTGGTccctgggggttggggtggggcttCGGGCCTCCCTGCCAGCCTCCTCccgaggatgggcagagaggagcCCAGTCCCCGAccttggaaggaaggagagggcaggggtCGGCCTGAAGGCCTGGAAGCCGAGGTGTGATTTTTCGGGGGCCCTGGGCATACCTGCCCCAAGACCAACACCCCAGAAGACCCAGCTACTTTAGCTTTCTACCGAAAGAGGGGACCTCGGCCGAAGGGGCGCTCAGGGACCCGGGATGGGGGCGGGACGACACCGCAAAACAGAGGTGCCGTTCTCTGCGGGAGAAGGTGCCCGAGGGTCTGTGCCATTCAAGGGGGAGCTTGGGTGAGCAAAGCCcgcattctccttccttcctccggctctcccacccccctgccatcTTCAGgggcccccccagccccccgccatGTCGGCAGCCGATGAGCAAGCCACCTGGGGAGAGATAGGACGTCCAGGGGTCAAGGTTGCCGCTTCGTTTTGACAGACACTTGTTCTTGAgcccccttcctgccctgcctgTGGGAGTGAGACTTGCAAGCACTGTATGGGACCAGCGAGGAGTCTGACGACGCAGCCCTTCTCCCCGCAAAGCTGAGAGACATTTGAGGTCTTTAAATTCGAGGCCAAGTATGTTGTTAACACCACAGCATCCCCGTGGGCTGAAACAGCCTGGCGCAGGAGCAGCAGCGAGACTCTAAGTGGCAGATTTTCATCTCTCAAAAACTTTTTTGAGTACTAGGAAGAGTGTATCGTGTAGCTGGGGCGAGGGTCCCTTGCCTGCTCCTGGGCTGGTTTGAGAATCCGGGACGGATACAAACGGGGCTTTCCATGTCCACTTCTGGCTCTTGGGGACACATCTGGAACCATCCAGGGCCCCACCCTGCCCGCTGTCCGGACAGATGCCATTATTACCTCTCTATTCAGTCCTCCAGATCCCAGGGAGAACCTGGGACACCCCAAAACGGGGGGGACTCGAAACAGGCAACTTCCTGTTGCCCTCTGCCAATGTGATTCGTCCCCAGGCTAGagacgcgcccccccccccaccattccaCCGTCTAGAATGACATCCTCTGATCtcacctttccctcctctctccaatCCGCCATAGAAATGCCACCGTCCATCTAGAACCCATTTTTCAAAGATTCCGTAAGACTCGTAACTACTGGGGGAAATTGTTTTCAAGGCCAGCTGCTTGGGCTGTGGTTCCCTTTTTCCTGCGGTCCCTGGAAACCCCAGCCACACCCGACTCTGGAGCCAGGAAGTACATTGCTTGCAAGACATCTTTgcagcccccacctcctgctccacCTGTCTTTGCAGAATGTCCCCAGGCTGGGCCCCATGCCCCCAGTCACCCCACCCCCGACCCGcagtgtccccttctctcctgaCAGAGACCGTGCGCGCCATGACCCACGTCATTAACCAGGGGATGGCCATGTACTGGGGCACGTCACGCTGGAGCTCCATGGAGATCATGGTACGGCGACCTCTCGGCATATGTGTGTCCACGGGGTTCCCTGCCCCATTCTAGGGATGAACACCCAGGACTCTGGCTCGTTCAGTGCCATTGGTCCTGATGGCACAGACAACTGGGTACTACAGGGAGGGACAGTATGGCGACCTGTGGCAGCCACATCTGTAGGCAGTGCTCTTAACTTGGATCCCAGCACTGTGTGGCCCCGGACAGatggcttcacctctctgagccttggttttcgcACCTGTAGAAGAAGACCACTAGCATGACCCCCCAGGAGGCTGTTCTGAGGACCGAGAGAACAGTTGCAAAGCTCTTAGCAGAGAACCTAGAGCTCAGCCAGCGCTCAGCAGCAGTAACAGCACCAGCCACTTGCACCCGGCTCTCATGATGTCCCAGCTGCCGTTAGACTTGAGGGCCTCATGCGGACTGACTCCCATTGAAACCTCCCAATGCCCTAGGAGGAAGCGTTACTGTCATCCTGTTTCTCAGATGTggatactgaggcacagagaggttaagtaacacaCCCAAGGTCAGCCAGCTCACTCTGAGGTGGGTCCCCAGGCTGCGTAGCACCCGGCCTGGGCTGCCTCAGAATGTGCACTGCTGTTGGGAGCCCGGCTTCCATCTCCTAATCCGTCACGTTTCCCACACTTTGAGGAAAGCATCCCCTTCCTTGTCATTTCCCTCCAGGAGCCATCAGGGACAGAGGACTGCAGATGTCTCTTGGTATCAGGGTATCCCAGAAGGGTCAGCGGGGTGGCGCTGTGCTCCTCAGAGGTTGGAGAGCAGAGGCCTGGGGATCGGGTCTTCCCAGGACTGGCTCTGAGGCTGACCTGCCACCCCTGCCTCCAGGGCCCTCCCGGCCTCAGCCCTTCCCGTGCCCCTCCTCCCAGAATTCCCCACATCCCGGTatccttggtggggggggggggggggttgtcctcTAGTGAGCCCCAGATTTCTACTTCATCACAAAAATTAAGCAGAATCTTCAAGTTCAACACAACTCTAGGAGCCTGTGATTTTAATCAGCCTTTGGCACTCACAGCATTAATGAGTACTTGCTATTTCTCTGAAGCTGCCTGGAGCCAGAACAGGGCTCTCTGAGGTGTCAGTAtcctattcccattttacagatgcaaaaacTGAGTCTGAAACCCAACAGGAAAGGACCTCTCATGCTGGCAAGCAGGGCTTCCCCAGGAATCTTGTCAGGAGACATCAGCCCTGGCTCACACCCATCCagtaggagcagagggagagtcTGCAGAGTCCAGGCCTTGAGCTCCAAGTCCCAGAAATGGGCTGATGCTACGTTTCCTCCTGACGTAGCGTTTTCCTGCCACTGCCACCATCATCCCAGGGCCAGGGCCCTGGAATAATGATCATGATAAAAACAGTTAACACCGTAGCAGGCAGGCACTGCCCTCCTGAAGGCTGTGAACGCCGTGGCTCACTTGACCCTCACAACatacagggaaactgaggcacagaggggtgagctccttgcccaaggccacctggCCAATAAGTGCCAGAATCCTCCCCATGCCTTCAACGCTGGGGTCCCATCCCGTTTTCCCAGCAGAGACGGTAGGGGGACAGGCTACCGGTTTCCCAGGAAAGCGGTGAATTTCCCCGGGGAGGAGTGTCGGGGGAGAGCAGGTGAGCCGGCTGTTTCCTGGGGATGTCTTTGTGTCTCCTCCATGCTGCCCGAGCAGCCCCCAGACCCACTGACGGACAGGGACCATCCACGGTCCTATTTGCGTTCATAGGAGGCCTATTCCGTGGCCCGACAGTTCAACCTGATCCCGCCCATCTGCGAGCAGGCCGAGTACCACATGTTCCAGCGCGAGAAGGTGGAGGTCCAGCTGCCGGAGCTCTTCCACAAGATAGGTGGGCTCCCCCGCCCGGTCCCGTCCTTtctcccctgccccgccccttccTCTCGCCCCGCCCCTCCTCGCTTCCTAGCTCCGCCCCTCCTCTCGCTccgcccctcttcctcctcctcctcctcctcgctccCTAGCCCCGCCCACCCCGGGCCTGACCTCGCCTGGCTTTCCTCTCCCAGGAGTGGGCGCCATGACCTGGTCCCCTCTGGCCTGCGGCATCGTTTCCGGAAAGTACGACAGTGGCATCCCGCCCTACTCAAGAGCCTCCTTAAAGGTGAAAGAGCTgccaggctgggaggaggggacggGCAGGTGACAGGCATTTTGGATTGACGAGGCTTTGGGGCGGGGCCGCCGCAATGGGTCTGGGCGGGGCTTCCCTGGGCCCTTGTGGGGGCGGTTCCAGGAAAAGCGAACTTGGAGCCCCTGCTGGCCGGATCCCACCTCCGGAAAGGCCATCCTCTTCTTGGGATGCGCCCCCGGTGAAAGGTCACCTTCACTCCCTCGCCACCCCCAGCTGGGTTCAGCATTGACAACGTGGGCTGGGCGGACCACCTGTGCTATTTGGGATGGCCCCTCCCACGACGGGTACCCCCCTACACACTCTCTAGGCCAACTCTGAGacctctgggctgggggctgcagaGCTGCTTCATTTGTCCCTCAGAGGCCACCCCCTGGGACAAGTTCCCCCCACACAGACACGCCTCTGGAGTGGGGACTCAGGAGGGTCTCCCAAACGCAGGGTTTGGGGGATGAgaagcaggcagagaaaggcCTACTCAGGTCAGGGCAGATCCAGCACTGGAGCCCCCCTGCCTGGGGTTCAAAGACAGGAAGGCCTGTCCCACCCACTCCTGCCCAATCCACACCGAGATCAGGGATTCCCTGGAAGGCATTGCAatcccaggggtgggggcaggtaaGACCACAGCTCCCCCAGAGCCTGGGGAAGGGGTCCTCTGGGCCAACGGCCAAAGcattcctcttcccccacccccacttcgcCCCGGGCTTGCCAGGCCCCCCCGGTCCTGGCTCAGGGGCCCCGCCTCAGCGACTCTGAAGCTTCTGGCTTCAGACTCAGCAGGCCCCATCCTTCCCCCTGCCCAGGTCTGTTCTGCAGTGGGACACAGTTAGGCGGGGGTGGGGCTGCTACCTTGGCACAAATCACCAGCTGTCTGCACGCAGAGGTCCAGGTGACCTGCCCTCACCAGTGGGCTATGCTTTCTCCCCCCCATAATCAGGGCTACCAGTGGCTGAAAGACAAGATCCTGAGCGAGGAGGGCCGGCGCCAGCAGGCCAAGCTGAAGGAGCTGCAGGCCATAGCTGAGCGCCTGGGCTGCACCCTCCCCCAGCTGGCCATAGGTAACcgtgctgggggggagggggggagggttgACCGTGGTCCCCGGGGCCACCCCTCCATCAGGCAGCCATGGGGCCCTTACATTCATGGGGAGAGAATGGGGGGTGGTCCCTGAGCACttgggccccccacccccaccccgcaagCAGTTGGTGCCTGGGCTTCCGCAGAGCCCAGCATGCAGAGCTGTAGGCTTACGGGGACCCTCCTGGGCACCCTCAGCCCCATGACCAAGAGGCTGGATCTGTGTGGCCCAGTTAGGgacagggcagagacagaaagggccCCTGCACTGGGTGTGTCCCCCTCACCTCTGGTCTTCCTGCCCCAGCCTGGTGCCTAAGGAACGAGGGAGTCAGCTCCGTGCTCCTGGGTGCTTCCAGCGCAGACCAGCTAATGGAGAACATTGGAGCCATACAGGTGGGtcggggagggggctgctgggtgtgtcccccccaccccccggcccttGGGCTGAACGCAAGGTACCGCTCAGTCATTTGTCCAGCACGTGTTCGCTGGGCACCtgcaatgtgccaggcaccgtgctgggcGTCCGGGCTACGTCACTGAGCCACTAAAAGCCCTGCTCTTGAGTTCAGAGCACACAGGGGAcagtaaaatgaggaaattagaaCATGAGGGTGACAAGCGCTGTGGGGAAAAAATTGAGCAAGGTCCGGGGCATCGGTGGGCACAGAACAGGGTGGGGGCGCCGTGGGCCCAGGTTTGAAGGGGGCCGTGGGGGTAGACTTGTTGAGAAAGTGCCGCGTGAGCAAAGGCTTGAAGGGTGAGGAGTGCGATGTGCAAATTACCTGGAGGAAAAGCATTCTGGGAGCAAAGGAGGCACAGGTGGGCGTGGGCTggagcagagggggtggggcagcgcCTGGGGCACTAAGGACTTGGGAGGTTGTTGGGTGAGATGGGAGTCCCcaagagcacaggaggggcaggacccctctctccctggctgctgagtggggggagggctttAGGGAGCAGGAGGGGGTGAAACAGAAAGACTCGCAGGGAAGTGATGGCAGGCCCCCTGGGAGAGGCCTGTTGATGGTCCCGAGCTCAGCTGCTTGGCTCCTAGATGTTCAGGACGGGTTGAGGGTGAGGGAGAGTCCAGTCAGAGTTAGCCCGTGGGGTTTTGTTACCTGGAAGGGTGGCCTTGCTGTTGGTTGAAATAGGGAAGGCTGGGAAAAGTAGGTTAGGGGTGCGGAGATCCGGTGTCTGGccctggaatctgtattttatgcCTGCCAGACATAGTGCTAGCACGTTCTGGCATTTGAGGTGCAGAGCGTGTACCAGGGCAGGCTTCCTCTCTGCTCCAGACCTTCTGGAACCCAAAAGCAGCATAGCCCCCATCGGCTTCAGCGGGACGCTGATGCGATGAGGCAGGACAAGCCTGGGCCAGCAGTGGCCGGAAGATTGTCACCCAGCCTCCTCCACAGGCCCGTCCTCTCTCCTTGGCGGGATTCTGATTAGCCCTTGTCCTTGCCCGCAGGTCCTTCCAAAACTGTCGTCTTCCATTATCCACGAGATTGATAGTATTTTGGGCAATAAACCCTACAGCAAAAAGGACTACAGATCCTAAGAAGCCCCGGCCGCTTGCCCGGACAGTTTCTGTTTCCCTCCCAGTCTCTCTGTTCGCTCGCTTAAGCTGTTTTGAAGCCAAGTCAGGGGTGTGgtttgcatcaaaaagaaaacatcccGCGGCACGAGATGTTGTGGGGAAAGATCTCAAAAGTCGCTGCTAAGACACCATTCGCCGCTTCGCGGGACGGAATTCTGACCCGTGCTGGGGAGACCACGCTGACTGGGAAGGGTGTTGGCGCGGTCCCGTCCAAACTCGCCTGCAGCCCTGCTCACCCTCCTGGAAGACACCGCCACGTTTTCTCCCAGCCTCGGCCTTTCCCAGAGACGCCCCGAGTCCAGGCCAGGCCGAGACCCGGTCGGGTGCTGGGGGCAGCAGGGCTGGCCTCTCCTCTGCTGAGCACCCCCACCtggtgttgggggtgggaaagaggaaaCCAGGTCTGGCTCCTCCCGTGGCCCCTCTGCCAGGACACTGGACATTGGGCAGGGCCTCCCAGGTGGGGCCCTCAACCTCCCTCCTTGCCAAGGGCTCCCGATACTTTACCATGGGCCCGACCTCAGATTCATTCTGCACCCGCTTctccaccaccccctgccccagcgGGTCTCCAAGGGGCCTTCCAAGCTGTCccttgacccccacccccccccttgcTGGCAGGGGCAGAGATCCGGGGGGATTCCTTATCAGTTTGGGGTCCACAGGAAGTTGGGGGGGAGGGTTTCTAACCACGCTCATCGCCCTGGCAGCTTCTTCCCCGCACACAGTTGACCATCCCCGTGCCCAGAGCAGCCCGGAGCATTCGGGAGGGGCCTGAGGAGCAGGCTCCAGCCTAGGTCCCTCCAGGGCCCCACCTACCCTCCTCTCCAGGTGCCCTGCCCACTGCCCCTCTGTCCTTGCCCCAGAATGCCCTGAGGTCATGCATACTTAGCTAGACTGTGGTCGCTGGCTGGCCACATGCCAGGCGGCCCACCTCTGCTCTGCCTGGGTAGTGGCCTCAGGGTCTGCAGAGAGAACACACGGTAGGCCCCTGGGGTTTTCCGTGCTGCATGCGCGGGGGAGCTGGGGAGGCTGAACATCCCGCAGAAGCCCCCACGATCCAGGAAAAGGCCCCCAGGAGCCTCCCCCTGGAGCAGTGCCTTCTTCAAGGCCTCAGATCGGGTCAGGGTGAGGCACCCCACATTAGGGTGCTCAGTCTAGGTGCCCAGAGCAGGTTACCCGGGCAAACGG is a genomic window containing:
- the KCNAB2 gene encoding voltage-gated potassium channel subunit beta-2 isoform X2 gives rise to the protein MQVSFVCSEHSLKGRGPEERLGRPAAGSPSLGSRGRFRAVAMVARSLGHLSMQSLPCAGDASVKQPGMKYRNLGKSGLRVSCLGLGTWVTFGGQITDEIAEQLMTLAYDNGINLFDTAEVYAAGKAEVVLGNIIKKKGWRRSSLVITTKIFWGGKAETERGLSRKHIIEGLKASLERLQLEYVDVVFANRPDPNTPMEGDPFSSSKSRTFIIEETVRAMTHVINQGMAMYWGTSRWSSMEIMEAYSVARQFNLIPPICEQAEYHMFQREKVEVQLPELFHKIGVGAMTWSPLACGIVSGKYDSGIPPYSRASLKGYQWLKDKILSEEGRRQQAKLKELQAIAERLGCTLPQLAIAWCLRNEGVSSVLLGASSADQLMENIGAIQVLPKLSSSIIHEIDSILGNKPYSKKDYRS
- the KCNAB2 gene encoding voltage-gated potassium channel subunit beta-2 isoform X3 is translated as MLSMTYSESLRSVSSRCHSDWALHPVRQTDTLELQRLREVRAAAQARNMESFLRMHGLSLDGCTAQRTGMKYRNLGKSGLRVSCLGLGTWVTFGGQITDEIAEQLMTLAYDNGINLFDTAEVYAAGKAEVVLGNIIKKKGWRRSSLVITTKIFWGGKAETERGLSRKHIIEGLKASLERLQLEYVDVVFANRPDPNTPMEETVRAMTHVINQGMAMYWGTSRWSSMEIMEAYSVARQFNLIPPICEQAEYHMFQREKVEVQLPELFHKIGVGAMTWSPLACGIVSGKYDSGIPPYSRASLKGYQWLKDKILSEEGRRQQAKLKELQAIAERLGCTLPQLAIAWCLRNEGVSSVLLGASSADQLMENIGAIQVLPKLSSSIIHEIDSILGNKPYSKKDYRS
- the KCNAB2 gene encoding voltage-gated potassium channel subunit beta-2 isoform X5; this encodes MYPESTTGSPARLSLRQTGSPGMIYSTRYGSPKRQLQFYRNLGKSGLRVSCLGLGTWVTFGGQITDEIAEQLMTLAYDNGINLFDTAEVYAAGKAEVVLGNIIKKKGWRRSSLVITTKIFWGGKAETERGLSRKHIIEGLKASLERLQLEYVDVVFANRPDPNTPMEGDPFSSSKSRTFIIEETVRAMTHVINQGMAMYWGTSRWSSMEIMEAYSVARQFNLIPPICEQAEYHMFQREKVEVQLPELFHKIGVGAMTWSPLACGIVSGKYDSGIPPYSRASLKGYQWLKDKILSEEGRRQQAKLKELQAIAERLGCTLPQLAIAWCLRNEGVSSVLLGASSADQLMENIGAIQVLPKLSSSIIHEIDSILGNKPYSKKDYRS
- the KCNAB2 gene encoding voltage-gated potassium channel subunit beta-2 isoform X8, with translation MYPESTTGSPARLSLRQTGSPGMIYRNLGKSGLRVSCLGLGTWVTFGGQITDEIAEQLMTLAYDNGINLFDTAEVYAAGKAEVVLGNIIKKKGWRRSSLVITTKIFWGGKAETERGLSRKHIIEGLKASLERLQLEYVDVVFANRPDPNTPMEETVRAMTHVINQGMAMYWGTSRWSSMEIMEAYSVARQFNLIPPICEQAEYHMFQREKVEVQLPELFHKIGVGAMTWSPLACGIVSGKYDSGIPPYSRASLKGYQWLKDKILSEEGRRQQAKLKELQAIAERLGCTLPQLAIAWCLRNEGVSSVLLGASSADQLMENIGAIQVLPKLSSSIIHEIDSILGNKPYSKKDYRS
- the KCNAB2 gene encoding voltage-gated potassium channel subunit beta-2 isoform X7, with protein sequence MYPESTTGSPARLSLRQTGSPGMIYSTRYGSPKRQLQFYRNLGKSGLRVSCLGLGTWVTFGGQITDEIAEQLMTLAYDNGINLFDTAEVYAAGKAEVVLGNIIKKKGWRRSSLVITTKIFWGGKAETERGLSRKHIIEGLKASLERLQLEYVDVVFANRPDPNTPMEETVRAMTHVINQGMAMYWGTSRWSSMEIMEAYSVARQFNLIPPICEQAEYHMFQREKVEVQLPELFHKIGVGAMTWSPLACGIVSGKYDSGIPPYSRASLKGYQWLKDKILSEEGRRQQAKLKELQAIAERLGCTLPQLAIAWCLRNEGVSSVLLGASSADQLMENIGAIQVLPKLSSSIIHEIDSILGNKPYSKKDYRS
- the KCNAB2 gene encoding voltage-gated potassium channel subunit beta-2 isoform X6 encodes the protein MYPESTTGSPARLSLRQTGSPGMIYRNLGKSGLRVSCLGLGTWVTFGGQITDEIAEQLMTLAYDNGINLFDTAEVYAAGKAEVVLGNIIKKKGWRRSSLVITTKIFWGGKAETERGLSRKHIIEGLKASLERLQLEYVDVVFANRPDPNTPMEGDPFSSSKSRTFIIEETVRAMTHVINQGMAMYWGTSRWSSMEIMEAYSVARQFNLIPPICEQAEYHMFQREKVEVQLPELFHKIGVGAMTWSPLACGIVSGKYDSGIPPYSRASLKGYQWLKDKILSEEGRRQQAKLKELQAIAERLGCTLPQLAIAWCLRNEGVSSVLLGASSADQLMENIGAIQVLPKLSSSIIHEIDSILGNKPYSKKDYRS
- the KCNAB2 gene encoding voltage-gated potassium channel subunit beta-2 isoform X1, which translates into the protein MLSMTYSESLRSVSSRCHSDWALHPVRQTDTLELQRLREVRAAAQARNMESFLRMHGLSLDGCTAQRTGMKYRNLGKSGLRVSCLGLGTWVTFGGQITDEIAEQLMTLAYDNGINLFDTAEVYAAGKAEVVLGNIIKKKGWRRSSLVITTKIFWGGKAETERGLSRKHIIEGLKASLERLQLEYVDVVFANRPDPNTPMEGDPFSSSKSRTFIIEETVRAMTHVINQGMAMYWGTSRWSSMEIMEAYSVARQFNLIPPICEQAEYHMFQREKVEVQLPELFHKIGVGAMTWSPLACGIVSGKYDSGIPPYSRASLKGYQWLKDKILSEEGRRQQAKLKELQAIAERLGCTLPQLAIAWCLRNEGVSSVLLGASSADQLMENIGAIQVLPKLSSSIIHEIDSILGNKPYSKKDYRS
- the KCNAB2 gene encoding voltage-gated potassium channel subunit beta-2 isoform X4; its protein translation is MQVSFVCSEHSLKGRGPEERLGRPAAGSPSLGSRGRFRAVAMVARSLGHLSMQSLPCAGDASVKQPGMKYRNLGKSGLRVSCLGLGTWVTFGGQITDEIAEQLMTLAYDNGINLFDTAEVYAAGKAEVVLGNIIKKKGWRRSSLVITTKIFWGGKAETERGLSRKHIIEGLKASLERLQLEYVDVVFANRPDPNTPMEETVRAMTHVINQGMAMYWGTSRWSSMEIMEAYSVARQFNLIPPICEQAEYHMFQREKVEVQLPELFHKIGVGAMTWSPLACGIVSGKYDSGIPPYSRASLKGYQWLKDKILSEEGRRQQAKLKELQAIAERLGCTLPQLAIAWCLRNEGVSSVLLGASSADQLMENIGAIQVLPKLSSSIIHEIDSILGNKPYSKKDYRS